In a genomic window of Mycolicibacterium neoaurum VKM Ac-1815D:
- a CDS encoding FAD-binding oxidoreductase, with protein sequence MSVGAEDAQAVHEAGVRRLLASYHAIPATATVRLSKPTSNLFRTRETSTAPGLDVSGLTGVIAVDPQARTADVSGMCTYEEVVAATLPHGLSPLVVPQLKTITLGGAVTGLGIESASFRNGLPHESVLELDILTGAGEIVTARRDQHPDLFHAFPNSYGTLGYSVRLKIELEPVHPFVSLRHLRFDSLTELVSTMERIIDTRDYDGTAVDYLDGVVFSAAESYLCLGTRTRMPGPVSDYTGRDIYYRSIQNIDHDRLTIADYLWRWDTDWFWCSRAFGAQHPLIRRLWPRRYRRSSFYWKLIGYDQRFHIADRIEKHHGRPPRERVVQDVEVPVEQCVPFLDWFLDNVPIEPIWLCPLQLRADEHWPLYPLRPQHTYVNIGFWSSVPAGPIPGFTNRRIEEKVAELYGHKSLYSESFFSPEEFDQLYGGEAYRTVKKTYDPQSRLLDLYAKAVQRR encoded by the coding sequence GTGTCTGTCGGTGCGGAGGACGCACAAGCTGTGCACGAGGCGGGCGTCCGGCGACTTCTGGCGAGTTACCACGCCATCCCCGCGACAGCGACTGTGCGGCTGAGCAAACCCACGTCCAACTTGTTCCGGACGCGGGAGACCTCGACTGCCCCAGGACTGGACGTCTCCGGCCTCACCGGTGTCATCGCCGTGGACCCACAGGCGCGCACCGCCGATGTGTCGGGCATGTGCACCTACGAGGAAGTGGTCGCGGCGACACTGCCCCACGGCTTGTCCCCGCTGGTGGTCCCCCAGCTCAAGACCATCACCCTCGGTGGCGCGGTCACGGGACTGGGTATCGAGTCGGCATCCTTCCGCAACGGGTTGCCGCATGAGTCCGTCCTCGAGCTCGACATCCTCACCGGTGCAGGGGAGATCGTGACCGCACGCCGCGACCAGCACCCCGATCTGTTCCATGCTTTCCCCAACTCCTATGGCACGCTGGGTTACTCGGTGAGGCTGAAGATCGAACTGGAGCCTGTGCACCCGTTCGTCTCGTTACGTCACCTGCGTTTCGACTCGCTGACCGAGCTGGTCTCGACGATGGAACGCATCATCGACACCCGCGATTACGACGGCACCGCCGTGGACTACCTGGACGGGGTGGTGTTCAGCGCGGCAGAAAGCTATCTGTGTCTGGGGACGCGGACCCGCATGCCCGGCCCGGTCAGCGATTACACCGGTCGCGACATCTACTACCGGTCCATTCAGAACATCGATCACGACCGGCTGACCATCGCCGATTACCTGTGGCGTTGGGATACCGACTGGTTCTGGTGCTCACGGGCTTTCGGTGCCCAGCATCCGTTGATCAGAAGGCTGTGGCCGCGGCGCTACCGGCGCAGCAGCTTCTACTGGAAGCTGATCGGATACGACCAGCGCTTCCACATCGCCGACCGCATCGAGAAACATCACGGCCGCCCGCCCCGGGAGCGGGTGGTGCAGGACGTCGAGGTACCCGTCGAACAGTGCGTGCCGTTCCTGGACTGGTTCCTCGACAACGTGCCGATCGAACCGATCTGGTTGTGCCCGCTGCAACTACGCGCCGACGAGCATTGGCCGCTGTACCCGCTGCGTCCGCAGCACACCTACGTCAACATCGGGTTCTGGTCGTCCGTACCGGCCGGACCAATACCGGGATTCACCAACCGGCGCATCGAGGAGAAGGTCGCCGAACTCTACGGACACAAATCGCTGTACTCGGAATCGTTCTTCAGCCCAGAGGAATTCGACCAACTCTACGGTGGAGAGGCGTATCGGACCGTGAAGAAGACCTACGACCCGCAGTCCCGATTGCTCGACCTGTACGCGAAAGCGGTGCAACGACGATGA
- a CDS encoding class I SAM-dependent methyltransferase, which yields MTTYKDHAPDQSRLSLAEILEIFAAGPLPLKFTAYDGSSTGPDDAAVGLDLRRPRGTTYLATAPGELGLARAYVAGDIEPVGVHPGDPYELLRALAAASAFKRPPARVLANIIASIGVEHLLPVAPPPQEALPRWRRIAEGLRHSRSRDADAIHHHYDVSNAFYEYVLGPSMTYTCACYPDESATLEQAQDNKYRLVFEKLRLRPGDRLLDVGCGWGGMVRYAARHGVRALGVTLSAQQAEWAQRAITAEGLSDLAEVRHQDYRDITESGFDAVSSIGLTEHIGVANYPAYFAFLQARLRSGGLLLNHCITRPDNRAGASAGFFIDRYVFPDGELTGSGRIITEAQNVGLEVIHEENLRHHYAMTLRDWCRNLVEHWDEAVAEVGLPTARVWGLYMAGSRLGFESNVVQLHQVLAVKTDDHGDDGGLPLRPWWTA from the coding sequence ATGACCACCTACAAGGACCATGCCCCCGATCAGAGCCGGCTCAGCCTGGCCGAGATCCTGGAGATCTTCGCGGCGGGACCGTTGCCGTTGAAATTCACCGCCTACGACGGCAGCTCCACCGGCCCCGATGACGCCGCCGTCGGACTGGACCTGCGACGACCGCGCGGTACGACATACCTGGCCACCGCCCCCGGTGAGCTCGGTCTGGCCCGCGCCTATGTCGCCGGCGATATCGAGCCGGTTGGCGTGCACCCCGGCGATCCGTACGAGCTGTTGCGCGCTCTGGCCGCCGCGTCGGCGTTCAAGCGCCCACCCGCGCGGGTGCTGGCCAACATCATCGCCTCGATCGGGGTGGAACACCTTCTGCCGGTGGCGCCACCGCCCCAGGAGGCGTTGCCCCGTTGGCGCCGCATCGCGGAAGGGTTACGGCACAGCAGGTCTCGTGATGCGGACGCGATCCATCACCACTATGACGTGTCCAATGCGTTCTACGAGTACGTGCTCGGCCCGTCGATGACCTACACCTGTGCGTGTTACCCCGACGAGTCGGCGACGCTGGAGCAGGCCCAGGACAACAAGTATCGGTTGGTGTTCGAGAAGCTTCGGCTGCGCCCCGGCGATCGCCTGCTCGACGTGGGTTGCGGTTGGGGCGGCATGGTCCGATATGCCGCGCGGCACGGTGTGCGCGCTCTCGGCGTGACACTGTCGGCCCAGCAGGCCGAATGGGCCCAGCGCGCCATCACCGCCGAGGGGCTCTCCGACCTCGCCGAGGTGCGCCACCAGGATTATCGCGATATCACCGAATCAGGTTTCGACGCGGTGTCTTCCATCGGGCTGACCGAGCACATCGGGGTGGCGAACTATCCGGCATACTTCGCCTTCCTGCAGGCCCGGCTGCGCAGCGGCGGCTTGTTGCTCAACCATTGCATCACCCGGCCCGACAATCGGGCCGGCGCCTCGGCCGGCTTCTTCATCGACCGTTATGTCTTTCCCGACGGGGAGCTGACGGGTTCCGGCCGCATCATCACCGAGGCACAGAATGTCGGGCTGGAGGTCATCCACGAGGAGAATCTGCGCCACCACTACGCGATGACGCTGCGGGATTGGTGCCGCAACCTGGTCGAGCACTGGGATGAGGCGGTCGCGGAGGTCGGCCTGCCCACCGCGCGGGTGTGGGGGCTCTACATGGCGGGATCTCGTCTGGGTTTCGAATCCAATGTCGTTCAGCTACATCAGGTTCTGGCCGTCAAGACCGACGATCACGGCGACGACGGCGGTCTGCCGCTACGCCCGTGGTGGACGGCCTGA